From a single Lactococcus carnosus genomic region:
- a CDS encoding rhomboid family intramembrane serine protease — translation MKNFNSYRNEFNKYRATYILAGLTLGVWLSQFLANGAQAVKPINLFRFGALFGPDILYNPTHLWRLVTPIFVHIGWEHFLLNFFTLIFIGRQIEGIFGSQRFFAIYLFSGIYGNITSFFFEPYSLAAGASTSLFGIFSAMAMLGYLTKNPSFQVVGKQFAILILANLVINLFQTDVGITGHIGGALGGILLAAPFSPKLLAHKISRNKKIAFLAIFILTAVWMVFMAFRG, via the coding sequence ATGAAAAATTTTAATAGCTATCGAAATGAATTTAATAAATATCGTGCAACTTATATTTTAGCGGGTCTTACACTAGGCGTTTGGCTGTCACAGTTTTTGGCGAATGGTGCCCAAGCGGTTAAGCCCATTAATTTATTCCGTTTTGGTGCCTTGTTTGGTCCAGACATTCTTTATAATCCGACGCATCTATGGCGATTAGTGACCCCTATTTTTGTCCATATCGGCTGGGAACATTTTCTACTCAATTTCTTTACCTTAATTTTTATTGGTAGACAAATTGAAGGCATATTTGGTAGTCAACGCTTTTTCGCCATTTACCTATTTTCAGGGATCTATGGTAATATCACTAGCTTCTTTTTCGAACCGTATAGTTTGGCGGCAGGTGCGTCAACCTCACTGTTTGGTATTTTTTCTGCCATGGCCATGCTGGGTTATTTGACAAAAAATCCGTCATTTCAAGTCGTTGGTAAGCAGTTCGCCATTTTGATTTTAGCAAATTTAGTGATCAATTTGTTTCAAACTGATGTTGGGATTACAGGTCATATTGGTGGTGCACTAGGTGGTATTTTACTTGCGGCACCTTTTTCACCCAAGCTACTAGCACATAAGATTTCCAGAAATAAAAAAATAGCTTTTTTAGCCATCTTTATCCTTACAGCTGTATGGATGGTGTTTATGGCCTTTAGAGGATAA
- a CDS encoding MATE family efflux transporter — MIDLTKGTPIKVILLFTFPLLLGNLFQLFYNFIDAIIVGHTLGKDAFAAVGATSALNFLVMGFAIGITSGFSIIISQRFGANDTEGVKKSFIIGLFLTLVTAIGLTIIAYLFSFPLLQWMQTPQALIYDAHDFLKAIFGGLIFTVLFNYLSNVLRAIGDSKTPLIALIISTILNIILEFVFILGLHAGVFGAGIATIIAQAFSVIYLIIFIKLKMPLLHIKKRHLSLDKAEIKKHSALGYPMGFQSSIIALGSLTLQIVLNKLGTDVVAMQAIGRQIDQLAMLPMISLGLAVTTFTAQNFGARQYKRMLVGLKHSVIINVIWGILFTVILLIFNQFFSGLFISAKETNIIHLAFDYYLVNGAFYWLLAILFVVRSFIQGYGNSLVPTLAGIAELLMRAGVSVLSLVTVGLIGVLFSSPAAWIGSVVILVPSYFQITKDLRKKSEKELPVI; from the coding sequence ATGATAGATTTAACAAAAGGAACACCGATCAAAGTCATTTTATTATTTACTTTTCCACTACTCTTAGGCAATTTATTTCAGCTTTTTTATAACTTTATTGATGCCATAATCGTGGGCCATACACTTGGGAAAGATGCCTTTGCAGCTGTTGGTGCGACAAGTGCCTTGAACTTTTTAGTGATGGGATTTGCGATTGGGATTACTAGTGGCTTTTCGATCATTATCTCACAACGATTTGGTGCCAACGATACTGAAGGCGTTAAAAAATCATTTATTATTGGCCTCTTCTTGACTTTAGTCACCGCCATTGGTCTGACCATCATAGCCTATCTGTTTTCATTTCCTTTGCTTCAATGGATGCAGACCCCCCAAGCCTTAATCTATGATGCGCACGACTTTTTGAAAGCTATTTTTGGTGGTCTGATTTTCACCGTCTTGTTTAATTACTTGTCAAACGTGCTGCGTGCCATAGGGGATTCTAAGACACCGTTAATCGCCCTGATCATCTCTACTATCCTCAATATTATTTTAGAGTTTGTCTTCATACTTGGCCTACACGCAGGTGTTTTCGGTGCTGGTATCGCAACGATTATCGCTCAAGCATTTTCTGTGATTTATCTGATCATCTTTATCAAACTTAAAATGCCACTTTTACATATTAAGAAGCGGCATTTAAGCTTAGACAAAGCAGAGATTAAAAAGCACTCAGCCCTAGGTTACCCTATGGGATTCCAGTCTAGCATCATCGCCTTGGGCAGTTTAACCTTACAGATTGTCCTGAATAAATTGGGTACAGATGTCGTCGCCATGCAAGCCATCGGCCGACAAATCGATCAACTTGCCATGCTACCGATGATCAGTCTAGGACTTGCCGTGACGACCTTTACCGCTCAAAACTTCGGTGCTAGACAGTATAAGCGCATGCTTGTTGGGCTCAAACACTCGGTCATCATCAATGTCATCTGGGGTATTTTGTTTACAGTTATCCTCCTTATCTTTAACCAATTTTTCTCCGGATTATTTATCAGCGCCAAGGAAACAAATATTATTCACTTAGCCTTTGACTATTATCTAGTAAATGGGGCCTTCTATTGGCTTTTAGCCATCCTATTCGTAGTGCGCTCCTTTATCCAAGGCTACGGTAATAGCTTAGTCCCTACCTTAGCTGGCATAGCTGAGCTCCTCATGCGTGCTGGGGTTTCTGTACTCAGTCTCGTCACAGTCGGCCTAATCGGCGTTCTATTCTCAAGCCCTGCGGCCTGGATAGGCAGTGTGGTCATCCTTGTCCCAAGTTATTTTCAAATTACCAAGGACTTGAGAAAGAAAAGTGAAAAAGAACTACCCGTCATCTAG
- a CDS encoding methionine ABC transporter permease — MSFITSIQYYLPELILALKETGIMMGIAMTSCLLIGLPLGIAMFDANPQIRGQRTIRYWVFNFIVTVVRSFPYLLFVITLIPLTRFLLGRAFGPYPASFSLSLIGIVIFARLVEQVLLDVPVATRELASALGATKWQYIWHFLLAEARSGLVLGYTTAVVSLVSYSTVMGIIGGGGIGSFALIYGYQSYQYGIMGLAIAIMIFLVFIIQMIGNQVAYKLDKRK; from the coding sequence ATGAGCTTCATAACATCGATTCAGTACTACTTGCCAGAGCTGATACTAGCACTTAAAGAAACTGGTATCATGATGGGCATTGCCATGACGAGCTGTTTGCTGATTGGTTTGCCTTTAGGGATTGCCATGTTTGATGCCAATCCACAGATACGGGGGCAGCGTACTATCAGGTATTGGGTCTTTAATTTCATCGTGACGGTGGTTAGATCATTTCCTTATTTGCTGTTTGTTATCACTTTAATTCCCCTGACGCGTTTTTTGTTGGGCAGAGCCTTTGGTCCTTATCCAGCCTCGTTTTCCTTAAGTCTTATCGGGATTGTCATCTTTGCAAGATTAGTCGAGCAGGTACTACTTGATGTCCCTGTCGCAACTAGAGAGCTAGCTAGTGCATTAGGTGCGACGAAGTGGCAATATATCTGGCATTTTTTATTGGCTGAGGCTAGGAGTGGCTTAGTATTGGGGTATACGACAGCAGTCGTCAGTCTCGTCTCCTACTCGACCGTTATGGGCATCATTGGTGGTGGCGGTATTGGCAGTTTTGCGCTCATATACGGCTATCAAAGTTATCAATACGGTATTATGGGACTTGCTATTGCGATTATGATCTTTCTTGTTTTCATCATTCAGATGATAGGCAATCAGGTGGCTTACAAATTAGATAAACGCAAGTGA
- a CDS encoding PTS lactose/cellobiose transporter subunit IIA — translation MDDAQMAVIMPLIMYGGEAKSSAIEAIQAAKAGDFETADERIKAAGSAIVAAHHGQTDLLTKAANGEDVPVSIYMVHAQDHLMTGIAFVDLAKEIIELYRVIKKD, via the coding sequence ATGGACGACGCACAAATGGCAGTTATCATGCCCCTGATTATGTACGGAGGGGAAGCAAAATCCTCAGCAATCGAAGCGATTCAAGCAGCGAAAGCAGGGGATTTTGAGACCGCTGATGAACGGATTAAAGCTGCAGGCTCAGCAATCGTTGCAGCGCATCATGGTCAAACTGACTTACTAACCAAGGCAGCCAACGGGGAAGATGTACCTGTATCGATCTACATGGTACATGCTCAGGATCACTTGATGACAGGGATTGCATTTGTTGATTTAGCAAAAGAAATCATTGAACTCTATCGGGTCATTAAAAAAGACTAA
- a CDS encoding DUF3284 domain-containing protein codes for MKIIKTLDVPRQFIFDQIAASSLYDIYQHTGRTPKIASLTGLAYKKTFGKHQSGRIKFDDVEEPSVYAFTTSTNKNIFKTRWELHKLDDKSTDVIITETSQSLGMIQNINDTVMSFIFGKVKKRQMLAILDNITRSYHGR; via the coding sequence GTGAAAATCATAAAGACACTTGATGTACCTAGGCAGTTCATTTTTGACCAAATTGCGGCATCTAGCTTGTATGATATCTACCAGCATACTGGGCGGACACCAAAAATTGCCAGCCTGACTGGCTTGGCGTATAAGAAAACCTTCGGTAAGCATCAATCAGGTCGCATTAAATTTGATGACGTGGAGGAACCGTCTGTCTACGCCTTTACAACCTCAACGAATAAAAATATTTTTAAGACACGTTGGGAACTTCATAAGCTTGATGATAAGTCAACGGATGTCATCATTACTGAAACAAGTCAGTCACTTGGTATGATACAAAATATAAATGACACAGTCATGTCATTTATATTCGGTAAGGTTAAGAAACGTCAGATGCTTGCTATTTTAGATAATATTACAAGGTCATATCATGGTAGATAG
- a CDS encoding VanZ family protein, protein MRLFDKQDKLQQPFQKIIKGLAIAYVIAICLMCFLPQSVYPSVKNVETPGIQHFGRVTTILMPFNTLVHFGKIPNPQDMLIIILQNVANIFLLFPLVFALCLLVPSIRQFKKVLLISFCMSLSIETMQAILDLLFNFDRVFEIDDLITNTVGGILAYLAYKLLRRATR, encoded by the coding sequence ATGAGATTATTTGATAAACAAGACAAGTTGCAGCAGCCATTTCAAAAGATTATAAAAGGATTGGCCATAGCCTATGTTATCGCGATTTGCCTCATGTGTTTTTTACCACAGAGTGTCTATCCTAGCGTCAAAAATGTGGAGACACCTGGTATACAGCACTTTGGTAGGGTGACAACGATTTTGATGCCTTTTAACACGCTCGTTCATTTTGGTAAAATTCCGAATCCACAGGATATGTTAATCATCATCTTGCAGAATGTTGCTAACATCTTCTTGTTGTTTCCATTGGTTTTTGCACTTTGCTTGCTCGTGCCAAGTATACGCCAGTTTAAAAAAGTTTTACTCATCAGCTTTTGCATGAGCCTTTCGATCGAGACGATGCAGGCTATTTTAGATTTACTATTTAACTTCGATCGTGTCTTTGAGATTGATGATTTGATTACAAACACAGTGGGTGGGATACTTGCCTACCTAGCCTATAAATTATTAAGGAGAGCTACTCGATAA
- a CDS encoding cold-shock protein, translating to MAQGTVKWFNAEKGFGFITGQDGKDVFVHFSAIQTDGFKTLEEGQAVNYDVEDGARGLQAVNVTR from the coding sequence ATGGCACAAGGTACAGTTAAATGGTTTAACGCTGAAAAAGGCTTCGGTTTCATCACTGGTCAAGACGGAAAAGATGTTTTCGTACATTTCTCAGCTATCCAAACAGACGGATTCAAAACTCTTGAAGAAGGTCAAGCAGTAAACTACGACGTTGAAGATGGCGCTCGTGGATTACAAGCTGTTAACGTTACACGTTAA
- a CDS encoding 5-formyltetrahydrofolate cyclo-ligase yields the protein MKKKAEIRKKMKFLLKNFNLAEKQAQTRQIFEQFFASDSYKKAKVIAVFIPMAFEFDMTSILADKTKRIVIPKTLANYQMIFTDYEPDKLVMTSFGVQESRDAISVTPDLIIVPGLAWSNAGYRIGFGGGYYDRYLANFKGDTVSLVYDFQIVPDFQPEPFDIAISRLFKV from the coding sequence ATGAAAAAGAAAGCAGAAATACGAAAAAAAATGAAGTTTCTCTTAAAAAACTTTAATTTGGCTGAAAAACAAGCGCAAACAAGGCAGATTTTCGAACAATTTTTCGCATCAGATAGCTATAAAAAAGCAAAAGTGATTGCTGTTTTTATACCCATGGCCTTTGAATTTGATATGACTAGTATTTTGGCGGATAAAACCAAACGGATTGTGATTCCTAAAACGCTAGCAAATTATCAGATGATCTTTACCGATTATGAACCAGACAAACTGGTCATGACATCTTTTGGGGTTCAAGAGTCACGTGATGCGATCAGTGTTACACCCGATTTAATCATCGTTCCTGGCCTAGCTTGGTCGAATGCGGGCTATCGCATTGGCTTTGGTGGTGGCTATTATGACCGATATCTTGCTAACTTTAAAGGGGACACGGTAAGCCTTGTCTATGACTTTCAAATCGTACCTGATTTCCAACCAGAACCCTTTGATATTGCCATTTCAAGACTATTTAAGGTATAA
- a CDS encoding YutD family protein, producing the protein MAKVIPEEEKNYNKFPGEHVIVLDDVVTIGDKVFHLVHNYQDGFDKEKLEQRYSDIFAKHDYVVGDWGHEQLRLKGFFSASRKKMPDDLKISHLEDYIKEYMNYGAAFFVLKRMRSKDIKREAPFLAEKVYEVKPTVSSETRPKKVVAKSQKREVAQGTSQARQSQSKQPQSKQTQSKQALSKPVQTKQTQTKLTSPAKKRRPTTQPTFVQKDKSEKARTPFVKTEDTHVSHETKATKRPAFVVRTRQK; encoded by the coding sequence ATGGCAAAAGTAATTCCAGAAGAAGAAAAAAATTATAACAAGTTTCCAGGCGAGCACGTGATTGTCCTAGATGATGTGGTCACAATCGGAGACAAAGTCTTTCATCTCGTACATAATTACCAAGATGGCTTTGATAAAGAAAAATTGGAGCAACGTTATTCTGATATTTTTGCAAAGCATGATTATGTCGTCGGAGATTGGGGGCATGAACAGCTACGACTAAAGGGCTTTTTCTCAGCATCACGTAAGAAAATGCCAGATGACTTGAAAATTTCTCATCTTGAAGACTACATCAAAGAATACATGAATTATGGGGCAGCATTTTTTGTCCTGAAACGGATGCGTAGTAAAGATATCAAACGAGAAGCACCATTTTTAGCAGAAAAAGTCTATGAGGTAAAACCGACGGTTTCATCTGAGACACGACCAAAAAAAGTGGTCGCAAAATCACAAAAACGTGAGGTGGCTCAAGGCACATCTCAAGCAAGACAGTCTCAATCCAAACAACCCCAGTCTAAACAAACTCAGTCAAAACAAGCATTATCCAAACCGGTTCAAACCAAGCAAACCCAGACCAAGCTAACTAGTCCTGCTAAAAAGCGTCGACCAACGACTCAACCAACATTTGTCCAAAAAGACAAGTCAGAAAAGGCGCGTACGCCGTTTGTCAAAACAGAAGATACACATGTTTCACATGAAACCAAAGCGACTAAGCGACCTGCTTTTGTTGTTAGAACACGTCAAAAATGA
- a CDS encoding bifunctional metallophosphatase/5'-nucleotidase, whose amino-acid sequence MINQENVLKILHLNDLHSHFENYPKIKRFFKEKSVGFSDVLRFDIGDNVDRSHPLTEATLGKGNIALMNDLQLTAATIGNNEGLGLQKSMLDVLYASANFPIILSNLKDKGLQPSWAVEKKTVMTSFGMTIDIFGLTAPYPLAYPDMGWDILDPQAMLAKQLADSEADFTILLSHLGWRFDELAAQTFDNLDLILGAHTHHVYEFGKYIDGTMLAAAGRYGEYVGEVTLRFDDQFQCIQSEIIAEDKHHLASKPEDKAVIAELASRGHDLLKADQVACLPNGYANQYPTYEASHFVAAILGVENQVPAVIMNSGMIVDAIPQILTLDDLHDILPHSIRMVKWTVSGSELKAIMAELYDVGNYLKTQKIVGMGFRGKVFGDIILSGMTYENDQILYQGSPVIDDADYRILVPDQYLFAAYFPILKASGTAEIQFPRFMRETVADYLKQGASH is encoded by the coding sequence ATGATTAATCAAGAAAATGTGCTAAAAATCTTACATTTGAATGATTTACACTCTCATTTCGAAAACTATCCGAAAATTAAGCGATTTTTTAAGGAAAAATCAGTTGGCTTTTCAGATGTATTACGATTTGATATCGGCGATAATGTTGATCGGTCTCATCCACTCACAGAGGCAACACTTGGCAAGGGCAATATCGCTTTGATGAATGACTTGCAGCTGACAGCAGCAACGATTGGAAATAATGAGGGCCTAGGCCTGCAAAAGTCAATGTTAGATGTGCTTTATGCATCGGCCAATTTCCCCATCATTCTGTCCAACCTCAAAGACAAAGGCTTGCAACCTAGCTGGGCTGTTGAGAAAAAAACGGTTATGACGTCTTTTGGCATGACCATCGATATTTTTGGGTTGACAGCACCCTATCCACTCGCTTATCCAGACATGGGCTGGGATATTTTAGACCCACAAGCTATGTTAGCCAAGCAATTAGCAGATTCAGAAGCTGATTTCACCATATTATTAAGCCATCTTGGCTGGCGTTTTGATGAACTAGCAGCACAGACATTTGACAACCTAGATCTTATTTTGGGAGCCCATACCCATCATGTGTATGAATTTGGGAAATATATTGATGGGACAATGCTAGCTGCTGCAGGCCGTTACGGAGAATATGTGGGTGAGGTGACCTTGCGGTTTGACGATCAGTTCCAATGTATTCAATCTGAGATTATTGCAGAAGATAAGCATCATTTGGCGTCTAAACCGGAAGATAAAGCAGTGATAGCTGAATTGGCCAGTCGTGGCCATGACCTATTAAAAGCGGATCAAGTTGCTTGTCTACCAAATGGGTATGCAAACCAATATCCGACTTACGAGGCATCACACTTTGTTGCAGCTATTTTGGGTGTGGAAAATCAGGTGCCAGCTGTCATCATGAATAGTGGGATGATTGTTGATGCGATACCACAAATCCTAACCTTGGATGACTTACATGACATCTTACCCCACAGTATTCGCATGGTAAAATGGACAGTGAGTGGATCAGAGCTTAAGGCGATCATGGCTGAGCTATATGATGTTGGTAATTACCTGAAAACACAAAAAATCGTTGGCATGGGCTTTAGAGGGAAGGTATTTGGAGACATCATTTTATCAGGCATGACCTATGAAAATGACCAGATTTTGTATCAGGGGTCTCCAGTTATTGATGACGCGGATTATCGGATATTAGTTCCGGATCAGTATTTATTTGCTGCTTATTTTCCAATATTGAAAGCATCGGGAACAGCAGAAATTCAGTTTCCAAGATTCATGAGAGAAACCGTAGCGGATTATTTAAAACAAGGCGCTTCCCACTGA
- a CDS encoding MetQ/NlpA family ABC transporter substrate-binding protein: MKKWVVAVAVAGLGLSLAACGASKDKATSSKSSGDKSDKVITVASQTTPMTDVVKLAAKVAKADGWDIKLVQVTDNVAYNDMVSSGEADASFAEHKPYMMKYNKEKQAKLVAIQPIYNAKVGFYSKEYKAIDKIPDGSKVAIPNDPSNQGRALAILAEQNLITLTAGVGANGTIKDVTANPKHLEWLQVDLLNLSEAYSEPGVALVYNYPTYIAKLGLKPSDALFLEKKIDDRFAIQVVAREDNEKSDKIKALKKAMTSQTVREFLEKEHSATLIPAF; encoded by the coding sequence ATGAAAAAATGGGTTGTAGCAGTCGCAGTAGCAGGGTTAGGCCTTTCTTTGGCTGCTTGTGGGGCAAGTAAGGACAAAGCTACCAGCAGTAAAAGTAGTGGCGATAAGTCTGATAAGGTGATTACCGTTGCCAGTCAGACGACACCGATGACAGATGTGGTTAAGCTAGCGGCTAAGGTCGCTAAAGCTGATGGTTGGGATATCAAACTTGTTCAAGTCACTGATAATGTTGCCTATAATGACATGGTTTCAAGCGGAGAAGCTGATGCCAGTTTTGCCGAGCACAAACCTTATATGATGAAATATAATAAAGAAAAACAAGCGAAACTAGTGGCTATCCAACCAATATATAACGCTAAGGTCGGTTTCTATTCTAAGGAATACAAAGCCATTGACAAGATTCCTGATGGGAGTAAGGTAGCGATACCAAACGACCCATCAAATCAAGGTCGCGCGTTAGCAATTCTTGCTGAACAAAACTTAATCACCTTAACTGCTGGTGTTGGGGCTAATGGGACGATAAAAGATGTGACGGCCAATCCAAAACATCTAGAGTGGTTACAAGTAGACCTACTTAATCTATCAGAGGCTTATAGTGAGCCTGGGGTAGCGCTTGTTTATAACTACCCGACCTATATCGCTAAACTGGGATTAAAACCATCTGACGCCCTATTTTTAGAAAAGAAGATCGATGATCGCTTTGCCATTCAAGTTGTTGCACGAGAAGATAATGAGAAATCAGATAAAATCAAGGCACTAAAAAAGGCAATGACAAGTCAAACAGTTCGTGAATTCTTAGAAAAAGAACATAGCGCAACCTTGATCCCAGCTTTTTAA
- the rlmN gene encoding 23S rRNA (adenine(2503)-C(2))-methyltransferase RlmN encodes MTKTIQTNETKPSIYGLTRDQLIDWSIDNGAKKFRATQIWDWLYKKRVETFEDMTNIPKDFIEKLNAAFVINPLIQRLVQESKDGTVKYLFELPDKMLVETVLMRQKYGFSVCVTTQVGCNIGCTFCASGLIKKQRDLTAGEITAQIMLVQKYFDERGLDERVSHVVVMGIGEPFDNYENLIKFIKTINDDHGLAIGARHITVSTSGLANKIKEFAGTGLQINLAISLHAPNNDVRTSIMRINRQFPIETLFEAINYYLDKTNRRVTFEYIMLRGVNDKPEHARELVALLKDMRKLAYVNLIPYNPVSEHDQYSRSTKEDVLKFYDVLKKGGVNCVIRQEHGTDIDAACGQLRSNTMKKDKAAAKVTEAVTV; translated from the coding sequence ATGACTAAAACTATCCAAACTAATGAAACAAAACCATCCATATATGGCTTAACACGCGATCAGTTGATCGACTGGTCGATTGATAATGGTGCAAAAAAATTCCGTGCCACCCAAATTTGGGACTGGCTTTATAAAAAACGTGTAGAGACTTTTGAGGATATGACCAATATTCCTAAAGACTTTATCGAGAAATTGAACGCGGCTTTCGTGATTAACCCGCTAATCCAACGCTTGGTACAAGAATCTAAGGACGGTACAGTTAAGTACCTATTTGAATTACCTGACAAAATGTTGGTTGAGACGGTACTCATGCGTCAGAAATATGGCTTTTCAGTCTGTGTGACAACCCAAGTGGGTTGTAATATTGGCTGTACATTTTGTGCCTCAGGCCTAATTAAAAAGCAACGTGATTTGACTGCAGGTGAAATTACAGCGCAAATCATGCTCGTTCAAAAGTATTTTGACGAAAGAGGGCTTGATGAACGTGTCAGCCACGTCGTTGTCATGGGGATTGGTGAACCATTTGATAACTATGAAAACCTCATCAAGTTCATTAAAACGATCAATGATGACCATGGTTTAGCGATTGGTGCCCGTCATATTACGGTCTCAACGTCTGGCCTAGCAAATAAAATCAAGGAATTTGCAGGCACTGGTTTGCAAATTAACCTAGCGATTTCATTACATGCCCCAAATAATGATGTCAGAACGAGCATCATGCGGATTAACCGCCAATTCCCGATAGAAACGCTTTTTGAAGCGATTAACTACTATCTTGATAAAACAAATAGACGGGTAACTTTTGAGTATATCATGTTGCGTGGTGTCAATGACAAACCTGAACATGCGCGTGAATTAGTCGCACTATTAAAGGACATGAGAAAGCTAGCTTACGTTAACTTGATTCCTTATAATCCAGTAAGTGAGCATGATCAATATAGTCGTTCTACAAAAGAAGACGTCCTCAAATTTTATGATGTCCTGAAAAAAGGCGGCGTCAACTGTGTCATTCGTCAAGAACATGGGACAGATATTGATGCAGCATGTGGTCAGCTCAGAAGTAATACGATGAAAAAAGATAAGGCTGCTGCTAAAGTAACTGAAGCCGTAACAGTCTAA
- a CDS encoding PTS sugar transporter subunit IIC, with protein MNAITAWMERYFVPLAAKIGAQKHLVALRDAFIGTMPATMAGAIAVMINAIVRDLPAKFFPGYDGSTVPVVKEIISVNGFVWNGTLAIVGIIFAFSWGYNLAKAYKVNELAGGIVSLAALIQGVGFSFSSTTAVKLSTAAAKAINGTTATSGMSYADGTLSAGGWGWLKLGFLDGNAYFVIMVMGALATIIYAKLMLKEITIKMPDTVPPAVAKAFTAIIPAAVALYVTAIIYYLFSITLGKNGDVMITWVQKTIAEPFMHIGQSLGAILLVTFLVSLMWLFGLHGSNVMAPVLEGIWGVGLLKNSNVYQAGGMKAVKKAIEAGNGDAYMWVRNSFDSYAWFGGVGGTITLLIMILALSKREDYRVVAKLGIGPSVFNINEPVMFGLPIVLNPIFFIPFILAPLAGVTIGYAATAWHLVDPIVTTVPWVVPPFLMSLMATAYDWRAPIVTLVSFIAALAIWAPFVIAANGTKDAD; from the coding sequence ATGAATGCAATTACAGCGTGGATGGAGAGATACTTCGTCCCACTAGCAGCAAAAATTGGCGCACAAAAGCACCTCGTTGCCTTGCGTGATGCCTTTATTGGTACGATGCCAGCAACTATGGCAGGTGCGATTGCAGTAATGATTAACGCCATTGTTCGAGATTTACCTGCCAAGTTTTTCCCAGGTTATGATGGGAGTACGGTTCCAGTTGTTAAAGAAATTATTAGTGTCAATGGATTTGTTTGGAATGGTACGCTTGCAATTGTTGGTATTATTTTTGCCTTTTCATGGGGTTATAACCTTGCAAAAGCCTATAAAGTGAATGAATTAGCCGGTGGGATTGTCTCACTTGCAGCCCTTATTCAGGGTGTTGGTTTCTCATTTTCATCAACAACTGCAGTCAAATTATCGACTGCAGCTGCTAAGGCGATTAATGGTACGACCGCAACAAGTGGCATGTCCTATGCTGATGGCACATTAAGTGCAGGTGGCTGGGGTTGGCTTAAACTCGGATTTCTAGATGGGAATGCTTACTTTGTCATCATGGTCATGGGTGCCCTAGCAACGATTATCTATGCAAAATTGATGCTAAAAGAAATTACAATCAAGATGCCTGACACTGTTCCTCCAGCAGTAGCTAAGGCCTTTACAGCGATTATTCCTGCAGCTGTTGCACTCTATGTAACAGCGATTATCTATTACCTCTTTAGCATTACACTCGGTAAAAATGGCGATGTCATGATTACCTGGGTACAAAAAACCATTGCAGAGCCATTTATGCATATTGGCCAAAGTCTAGGTGCTATCTTATTGGTTACCTTCTTAGTCTCATTGATGTGGCTGTTTGGTCTTCATGGGTCAAATGTTATGGCACCAGTACTCGAAGGTATTTGGGGTGTTGGCTTACTTAAAAATAGTAACGTCTATCAAGCTGGTGGTATGAAAGCTGTTAAGAAAGCAATCGAAGCTGGTAATGGCGATGCCTACATGTGGGTAAGAAATTCATTTGATAGCTATGCTTGGTTTGGCGGTGTCGGTGGGACAATCACCCTCCTGATTATGATCCTTGCGCTGTCTAAACGTGAAGATTACCGTGTTGTCGCTAAACTTGGCATTGGCCCATCAGTCTTCAACATTAATGAACCTGTTATGTTTGGTTTGCCAATCGTCTTAAATCCAATCTTCTTTATTCCGTTTATTCTTGCACCACTAGCAGGTGTAACGATTGGGTATGCAGCAACTGCTTGGCATTTAGTAGATCCGATTGTGACGACTGTACCGTGGGTTGTACCACCATTCCTGATGAGTTTGATGGCCACAGCCTATGACTGGCGTGCACCAATCGTGACGTTGGTTTCATTTATTGCAGCACTTGCAATTTGGGCACCTTTTGTTATCGCAGCAAATGGGACAAAAGATGCTGACTAA